The nucleotide sequence CTAAGTCCGTTTCAGGAATGGCTGAAAGAAGGACTTTTGTATAAGGATGAAGAGGATTGGCATACATTTCGCGTTTATCGGTAAATTCGACCATATTTCCCAAATACATAACACCGATTCTATCGCTTATGTGCTTTACAACCGAAAGGTCATGCGAAATAAACAAATAGGACAGGTGGAATTCCTTTTGCAGGTCATTGAGTAGGTTTATGATCTGGGACTGAATCGATACGTCCAAGGCCGAAACGGCTTCATCGCATACTATGAATTTGGGTTTTAATGCAAGAGCCCGTGCTATACCGATTCTCTGCCTTTGACCGCCTGAAAATTCATGAGGATATCTGTAAATCATATAGTCTGCCAAGCCGCAGGTGTTCATTATCTCTTTTACATATTTTTCATATGCGGGGTCTTTCTTTTTGAACATTCCATGCTCAAGCAAGGCCTCGCCTATAATCTGTCCTACAGTCATCTTAGGATTAAGAGAGGAGTAGGGGTCTTGGAAGATAATCTGCATTTTTTTTCGTAGGGGCATCATTTGAGTTACAGTATAATTTGTAATGTTTTCGCCCTCAAAAAAGATTTCGCCTGCTGTGGGCTTGTAAAGTTTTAGGATTGTGCGTCCCAAGGTTGATTTTCCGCAGCCCGATTCTCCTACAAGGCCTACGGTTTCTCCTTCATGGATAACGAGGTCGATACCGTCATTGGCGATTACGCACAAGTTTTGACCGTGCAGGTCAGAATAGGTTTCATAGTCCAAAATTAGGTCTGTCAGCTCCTTGCCGAGTTCCTTACCGCTTTTATGCATGTCCATCAGCTGATTCATGTCAACCTTAGTATTAAACATTCCGGCACAAACCTTAAGAGCTTCATCGGCTATTCTTTTAAGAGTTTTTCTCTCATTCCGTGTTTTACCGGTAGGAAAATACTGTTTAAGGCCTCGAGTTTCCAATAATATCTTACTCATGTCTACCTCCTGATTTCGGATAAAAGCATCTGATTAAGTGTCCTTCTTCTACTTCAACCAATTCGGGCTTTTCGTTTCGGCATTTTTCGGTTGCATATTCGCACCTTGTCGAAAATCTGCAGCCCTTGGGAAGTTTAAGAGGATGAGGTACACTTCCTTGAATTTGAGCGAGATATTCTACTTCTTCATCCAAGAGGGGGATTGATTCAAGCAAGCCTTCCTTATAAGGATGAGAAAATTGAGTCTGCCGGTCAAAGATAACGTCTACCGGAGCTCTTTCAACGATTTCTCCCGTGTACATTACGGCAACATCATCGGCCAATTCTGCAATGGCACCCAAGTCATGGGTGATAAACATAATCGCCGTGTTGTGCTTTTTCTTTAAATCATTCATCAACTTAAAGATCTGTGCCTGTATTGTAACATCAAGGGCCGTTGTAGGCTCATCGGCTATCAAAAGGCGGGGTTCACAAGCCAAGGCCATGGCTATCATTACGCGCTGTCTCATTCCTCCCGAAAGCTGGAAGGGGTAATTATAAACTACGTTTTCAGGATTAGGGATTTTTACTTCGCGTAAAAGGTCGATGGCGGCAGCCCATGCTTCTTTTTTTGACATGTGCTGATGAAGAATTAAGGGCTCGCTTAGCTGTCTTCCTATTCTGTGAACGGGGTTAAGAGAGGTCATGGGCTCTTGGAATATCATCGATATATCGTTACCCCTTATCTTTCTTATGTCCTTTTTGCCTAAATTTACAAGGTTTACTCCGCCGAAATTTATTTCTCCTTGGACAATTTTGCCCGGATATTCGAGAAGGTTGAGAATACTAAAGGCTGTGATGGATTTACCTGAGCCTGACTCTCCTACTATTCCCAAAGTTTTACCGGCTTCTATCGTAAAATCTACACCTTGAACGGCTTTTATTGTTCCCTTGTTTGTAAAAAAGTATGTATGTAAATTTTTAACTTCAAGTAGAGAATTTTTCATACAGCCGCCTCCTTTACTGTTTGCTTAGCCTGTTTTGCAAGCTTTTTTTCTTCTTTTCGTCGGGCTCTGGCCTCTTTTCGTTGTGCCTTTGTGGTATATTCGGCCTTCGGGTCAATAGAATCTCTAAGACCTTCACCGATGAGGTTGATACTCATAATAAACAAAAAGAGCATTGCACCGGGGAATATCCAAATCCACCAAAAGGTTCTAAGGCTTGTACTGTTTTCTGCTGCCTTCGATAAAAGGGCACCCCAGGTCGGAATCGGTTCGGTTACCGACAAGTTTAAGAATGACAAGAATGCTTCACTCAAAATAGATGATGCAAAGGTGAGGGTTGCAGATACTACAACAGTCGCTAATACGTTGGGTACCAAATGTCTGAAAATCTGGTTACGCCTTTTTATCCCTAAGGCCCTCGTTGCCACAATAAATTCCTGTTCCCTTAAAGCTAGAATTTGCCCACGTATCAATCGGGCTAAGCCTGTCCAGCTTAAAAGTCCCAGTATTATAACTATTACATAGAGCCTGAATTCGGGCGGCCTTTCCCTGAATATGGCTGATAGTGTATAAGCTATGGCCAAGAAGGGGAATGAGGAAAGTATTTCTATTAACCTCATAATAATATTATCAACCCTGCCACCGAAAAATCCTGCAATCGAACCCATAGTTAAACCTATGGTTACGGCCATAAATGTAGATAAAAAGCCTACCTGTAAAGAAATCCATCCTCCTTCGAGAACCCTCATGAAGGTGTCCCGTCCGTACTTGTCCGTTCCGAATGGGTGTGCCCAAGAGGGCGGATTATTTCTTAATGCCGGATCGGTTTTTGCAAAATCGTAGCCTATGAATTTGGTATAGAAATGCGTTACTACAACAAGGATGACAATTGTAACGAACATATAAAAGCCCATCATAGCCAGTCTGTTGTTTCTAAATTTAATTCTTATCTGTTGTGCCGGGGATAGAATAACTTCGTCTTTTTCGCTGAAATTTTTGTTTTCTTCTTGAGCCATTTAAACCTTTCCTTCCCGAATCCTCGGATCTACGATCATATATCCTACATCTATGAAGATATTACCCAATAGGGTAAGAAGTCCAAAGAATAAGAGAACAGTCTGTAATACTGCCCTGTCCTTAAAGCCGTATGCATAATTCATCAGTAATCCCATTCCGGGATAAGCAAATATCTTTTCGACAACTATAGAACCGCCGAAAAGGCTGGGTATGTATAAACCGATGAGGGTAACAACCGGTATCAAAGCATTTTGAAAGGCATGGCGGTATATAACTACCTTTTCTGAAAGCCCCTTTGCTCTTGCCGTCCTGATATAGTCTGATTTTAATATTTCAATCATTGCAGATCGGACATAGCGTATAAGTCCTACAAGGGAGGTAAGAACTACTACGGTAACCGGTAATATGATATAATGCCAGTCAGGTAGGATGCCTCGAGGGTCCGACATACCTGAAAAGGGTAAAATTTGCATAAATATAACGAATACCATTATTAAAAGCAGTGCCAAAAAGAAAGAGGGCAGGGATATACCTACTATTGTTAGAACCGTTATGGTTTTATCAAAAAAACTGTTCTTTTTTACTGCTGCCGTGATTCCTACCGGAATCGAAATTAAAAAGGCTAAAAGAAAGCCCCAAATATTTATTTTAAAAGATCTTCCAATGTATGTTCCTATAAATTCGTTTACCGGTTTATTGTATTTTACGGAATAACCGAATTCGCCTCGAAAAGTATTACCAATCCATAAAAAATATCTTTCTACAGGCCCCTTATCATAGCCTAAAAATTTTCTCATTGTTTCTACATATAATTCCCGTTCTTCGTTGGTCATAACTTTTGTTTTTTCGGGATCAAGCATAGCCATAATTGGATCTCCCGGCATCATATTTATCAAAATAAAAATAACAACGGACATAACAATCAAGACAGGTATTATAGATAAGAGTCTTTTGAAGATATACTTGATATACGGAGCGATAATTTCGGCTAATGATTTTGAACCGTTTACAGTATTGTTTGCCATAAAATCTCCTTTAAGTAAAAAATAAGACCTCCGGTTAAAAAAATCAGAGGTCTTACAAGTTAAAAGATTAACTCAAAGCTTATTTTTTCCAGTTTGCTTCAGGTAAGGCTCTCTGCCATTTCCACAAAGCATTTGTATGGAAGTTTTCGAGTTTGTCTGTGAATAAATCGAAGTAATTGTTGGAATAAACAGGTATTATGGGAACTTCTTTGTTCATTACCGTTATGTATTTTCTCCAATTTGTTCTATATTCGTTTTTGCCTGTTACAGGGTGAGCATTTTCGATGCTGTCAAGTAGCTGATCCCATTCTGCAGGAGTGTAGGTAGAACCGCCCGAGAACATTATGTTGTTGGTTGAGGGCTGACCCCACGGCTTGATAAGGGATGTTGAGTAGCTGCTCTTGGGATTTGATTTTAGAGCATAGCTTAAACCGCCTACAAATGCGTGATAGGTTCTTTCTTCCTGAGTATTTCCTGACCAGTGGCCGTACAGTACGGGCCAGTCAAGACCTGTTAACGATACCTTGAAACCGAATTTTGAAACATAAGTATCATTAAAGATTAGGTTATATGTATCTGCCCATTGAGGTGAGTAAGTAATTTTGATATCGAGAGGTTTGCCTTCCCAGAGGTAACCTGTCTTTGCATTACCTGTAAGTTTTGCATAATCTCCGTCGGTTCGTGCAGCTGCTTTATCAAGTAGTTCTTGAGCTTTTGCAATGTTTGCAGCTTCATCGAATTTTCCGTCTTTATCCAAGATATCGTAGTTTATCAATGTGCTTTCAAATCTGCCTACTGCTGCCGTACCGATAAGGTTTTCTTCATCATCATCCCACAAGGACCAGTTGTTTTTAGAATATGGACCGTTAGAGGCTATGCCGTATTTACCTAAGAAAAGCTCGATGATTTTCGGTCTGTTAAGAACATAGGCAAAGGCCTGTCTTACTTCCGTAAGAGCTGTAGGACCAAAGTTACAGTGGAGAGCGATTGTTCCGCCTCCGTGTCTATAGTAGTTGTTATAAGCAAAACCGGGCTTGTCCTTTACGGCATCTATCTTTTCAGCCTGTCCCTGATATGTAAGCATATCGACTTCACCCTGAATGAGCTGATCAACTTCTGTTTCGCTGGGAACAACCTTAACGATTACCTCTTTGATGGCAGGTGCTTTGCCAAGATAATCTTTGTAAGCTTCCAATTTAACATATTCGCCTTCTTTGTATTCGGCGATCTTGTATGGGCCGTAGCCGATGGGCTTTGAGATGTTCTTTTTAACATATTGCTGAACGGTAAGTCCTTCTTCCTTTGCTCCCTTCTTGATTGTGTCTTCGGCAAACAGGAAGTATCCGAAAACGTCTTGGTCTACAGTGTAGTTGGCCTTTTTGAGGTGGAAAATTACAGTGTTTGAAGCCTCGTCAACTTCAATAGTATCAATATAATCGTTGATAGTTGAAGATGCTCCGGTGTCTCCGAGAGCCTTTGTGTCCATGTAGAATTCGTAAGTAAACTTTACATCGCTTGCAGTTAAAGTTTCACCGTTGTGGAATTTTGCGCCTTTTACAAGCTTAAATGTCCATGTTTTAAGGTCATCGCTTACCTTCTTTTCTGCAACCAAGGGTGAATCGACGAGTTGACCTTTGGGTGTGTCTACCACAAGACCAAAAGCCCAAACAAGGTCCCTAATAGCTGCATCATAAGACGAATTTGTCCAGCCTGCATGGAAATCTCCATTAAAGTCAGCAGAAGCTACAACGAAGGGTCTTTCGTTTGTCTTAGTTGTTGCTGCACCGTTTCCTCCGCATGCGATTAAGGAAAAAGCGAGTAACAAAGTTACAATCAGCACTATAAGTTTTTTCATAGTGTCCTCCAAATATTTTAGTCGGTAAGATAAATTACCGGAGGGCAGTATATCATAAAATGATAAAAATGTAAAGATTAAGGCAAAAAAATGTCAATAAAAAAAATACAAAAAATAAAAAAAATATTTGACAAATTCACAATAGTATGTTTTAATATATGCAGTGTTTTTAACACATAAAAACAACAGGAGGAATTTAATGAAAAGTTTTGTTAAGTTTTTATCATGTATGCTTGCAGTGGCTTTGGTATTTACTGCATGCGGAGGCGGTAGCGGAACTGCTGCCGGAGGCAAAAGCCCCATAAAGAACGGTACCTATGTGGATAAAGTTATCTACTCCGTAAGTACCGACCAGACGGTTGCCTTAAAAGATGTTATTGAGGGAAAGGCAGACCTTATGTTTACCTCTGTTCCGCCCGTACTTTTGTCGGGTTTAAGCGATGCTGACAGAGATAAGATAGATGTTTACCCTGTTCCTACAGGTTATTGGTCTCTTCTCTTTAACCCCATTCCCAACAAGGCTCCCTATGTTTGGAAGACGGAAGCGGGAGAGGAAATGTTTAACCCCGTTGCCATCAAAGAAGTCCGCTATGCCTTTAACTGGTTAATCAACCGAAAGAAATTGGTAGATGAACTTCTTTTGGGTGAAGGTTCTCCTATGTACACACCCTGTACCGTAGGTCTTCCCGGAGCATACCGCTATAACATCTTGGCATCCAAGTTCGGTATCACCGAAACGGGAGATGAGCAAAAAGCTATCAACATGATTGAAGATGCTATGCAAAAAGCTTCTAAACTTGCCGAAAACAAAGGAAAACTTGTAAAAGAAAACGGAAAGTGGATGTACAAGGGAAAGCCCGTTACAATCAAATCCATAATGCGTGTTGACGATCCTACAGGCCGTCTTCCTGCAGCCCGATATATTCATGCTCAGATCGAAAAAGCCGGCATTACGGTTGAAGGTTTTGAGCGAGACCGAAAAACAGCCGGAAGCCTTGTTTACGGAGGAAACCCTGCCAACTATGATTGGACAATGTATCTTGAAGGCTGGGGTTCAGGCGGTTTCTATGTAACATGGGAAACTCCCCTTTGCCAGATGTACAGCCCCTTCTACGGCTATATGCCCGGAGGCGGAGAGGCCGAATTCTGGAATTATTCGAACGAAAAACTCGACGTTTTAGGTAAAAAAGCCGCATACGGACAGTATTTGACTGCCGAAGAATTCTTTAGCGAAACAACCGATATGTGTGCTATCGGAATGGGAGAGGCTGTCCGTGTTTATGTTGTTTCTCAAAACGACTTATATGTAGCCAACAAGGGAAGATTTAATTCCCGCCTTTTCTATGGAACCTCTGACGGCTTTAACGGCTGGACTATAAGATGTGCCGATGTTAAGCCGGATGCTGACGGCCCCTACAAAGGAAAGAGGGTTTTACGTGTATTGCAGTTCTCGGCACAAGGTTCTTTGTTTATGTCTGAATGGGACCCCATAGGCGGACAAGGCTTTAGCGATACCTACAGTTCTGCATTTACAAATACCGTTACCGATAGAGCTTCCTTTGATAACCCTGCCGTAGGGCAATCCGAATTTGCCATGTCAACTGTTGATGTTGCAAATGCAAAATTTGCACCCAAATTCGTAGCCACAGGTAAAAAGACTGAAGAAGGCGATGATGAACTTGCAATGGGCGGTGATATTCCCGTTCCTGCAGAAGCCGTTATGTATGACACTGCTTCAAAAAAATGGGTTCCTGCCGAGAGCGGTCAAAGTGTTGCAACTGTTGCAACGGGTAAGCTGGTAGACGGTTATTACTGGCATCACGGTGAACCTGTAGACCTTAACGATGTCCGCTATGCTTTTGCCTTTGCCTATGAGTGGGCCATCAAGGACGGAGATGGAGACCTCTATTATGATGCTCCTTTAAGCGGCGTAACTCTTCCCAGCCTTAAAAACACAAAGGGTATAGTATTTAATAAGGACGGATCCATCACTACATACAGTAACTACTTCCATGCTCCTATTCCGAGAGATACAGCCATAAGTGTAGGCGGTTTAAGCGTAAAGGCTGCCAACCCGGGCCGAAGAACAAACGTACCTTGGGAAATTTATGAAGCCTTGGCAGAAATGGTAGTACACGGCTCAAAGAGCGGAACGGTTTATAACTTTGCGAAAGACGGCGGAGAGCGCGGTGTAGAAGCAAACGTTAAAAACCCCGATTGTCTTGCAGACCTCAAGGCCAAATTGGAAGAATTTGCTGCTTCAAAGCATATTCCTGATCCGTTGAAAGGCTTTGTAAATGAAGATTATGCCGTTAAAAGATACAAGGCTTCTATAGCCTTTATCGAAAAATACGGAAATGCTTATATCACGACAGGTCCCTTGATGTTCGAAAAAATAGATCCTGTTACAAGTTCCGTTGTATTAACCAACTTCGATAAGTATCCTTATAAGAGCGACTACTTCCCGAATATGTTTAGAACGGACCTTACCGAGATTCAATATATCAAGGCTCCCGTAGCGCCTTCAGCCGACAAGGATGCCGTATTTGAGGTAACCGTTTCCAAGTATGCATATCCTGAGGTAGAAAGAGTTCCTCTCGATAAGGGAAAGGTTGAAGGACGTCTCCAGCTTCCTTCAGGCGGAGAGAAGACTTATACTGCTAAAGCAATAGGTGACGGTAAATTCACTATTACCGTACCTGCATCGGACTTAGCCGGACTTGAAAAGGGTGCAGAATACATAATGGTTGTATTAACCTCAATTTCCGATGAGCCGCCCTCAGCAAATTCGGTAAGCTTTACAATACTTAAATAGGATTTTAAGATTGTAATTTGAATCGAAATGCCTTGAAGCGGGGTATTTCTAAAAGTCTGACAAGTTTTTTAGAGATACCCAAAGGGCTTTGAGGCATTTTGAGTTTTTAGCGGTAATGTGCCTTGAGCTCAAAGCCTAAATTTTGTAGGAGACTTTTATGTACAAGTGGTATGCACTTAAACGTATTTTACGTGGTGTAGTAATATATTCTATTCTTATTTTTATCTTTTCTTTTTTGTTTAATCAAATAAATGAAAAGGTTCAGCGCAGCCAGATAATGGAAATGGTCCGTGCTGAAGCAAAGGGTCTAAAAAATATGACTGCCGAACAGATAATGGCATGGCGTAAAGATCAAGAATTGACCCTTATCAGACAATATAAATTAGACAGGCCCTTAGTTGAACGTGTTTTACATAACGCAAAGAGGGTTCTAACCTTTGATTTCGGTAAATCGACAACGATAAAATCCTTGACGGGTTCTCAAGAGGTTATCAAAATACTTGGTGAAGCAATTCCCAGGACCCTCTTGCTTTTTACAACAGCCTTTGTGATTAATACGCTGATTGGTTTAGCCTTGGGCTTAAAAAAAGCCCAAAAGCCGGGAAGCCGGTTGGATAAGACAACAAGTTTGATTACTCTTATCATTTACGGTATGCCCAGTTGGTGGTTAGCCATGCTTTTAATATTTGTGTTTGTTTATAAAATTCCCCTGTTTCCTTCGGGAGGAGTAAACTCTATTCCTGTGCCGGAAGGTATATGGTTTGTATTTGATAGACTGCAGCACCTTGCTCTTCCGATTCTTACCTTGGTATTTTTGGGCTTTTGGAGTACGGCTTACGTTATCCGAAACCTTGTTTTGGGTACCTTGCAGGAAGATTTTATAATGAGTG is from Treponema denticola and encodes:
- a CDS encoding ABC transporter permease gives rise to the protein MANNTVNGSKSLAEIIAPYIKYIFKRLLSIIPVLIVMSVVIFILINMMPGDPIMAMLDPEKTKVMTNEERELYVETMRKFLGYDKGPVERYFLWIGNTFRGEFGYSVKYNKPVNEFIGTYIGRSFKINIWGFLLAFLISIPVGITAAVKKNSFFDKTITVLTIVGISLPSFFLALLLIMVFVIFMQILPFSGMSDPRGILPDWHYIILPVTVVVLTSLVGLIRYVRSAMIEILKSDYIRTARAKGLSEKVVIYRHAFQNALIPVVTLIGLYIPSLFGGSIVVEKIFAYPGMGLLMNYAYGFKDRAVLQTVLLFFGLLTLLGNIFIDVGYMIVDPRIREGKV
- a CDS encoding ABC transporter ATP-binding protein, with product MKNSLLEVKNLHTYFFTNKGTIKAVQGVDFTIEAGKTLGIVGESGSGKSITAFSILNLLEYPGKIVQGEINFGGVNLVNLGKKDIRKIRGNDISMIFQEPMTSLNPVHRIGRQLSEPLILHQHMSKKEAWAAAIDLLREVKIPNPENVVYNYPFQLSGGMRQRVMIAMALACEPRLLIADEPTTALDVTIQAQIFKLMNDLKKKHNTAIMFITHDLGAIAELADDVAVMYTGEIVERAPVDVIFDRQTQFSHPYKEGLLESIPLLDEEVEYLAQIQGSVPHPLKLPKGCRFSTRCEYATEKCRNEKPELVEVEEGHLIRCFYPKSGGRHE
- a CDS encoding ABC transporter permease; translated protein: MAQEENKNFSEKDEVILSPAQQIRIKFRNNRLAMMGFYMFVTIVILVVVTHFYTKFIGYDFAKTDPALRNNPPSWAHPFGTDKYGRDTFMRVLEGGWISLQVGFLSTFMAVTIGLTMGSIAGFFGGRVDNIIMRLIEILSSFPFLAIAYTLSAIFRERPPEFRLYVIVIILGLLSWTGLARLIRGQILALREQEFIVATRALGIKRRNQIFRHLVPNVLATVVVSATLTFASSILSEAFLSFLNLSVTEPIPTWGALLSKAAENSTSLRTFWWIWIFPGAMLFLFIMSINLIGEGLRDSIDPKAEYTTKAQRKEARARRKEEKKLAKQAKQTVKEAAV
- a CDS encoding ABC transporter substrate-binding protein, producing MKKLIVLIVTLLLAFSLIACGGNGAATTKTNERPFVVASADFNGDFHAGWTNSSYDAAIRDLVWAFGLVVDTPKGQLVDSPLVAEKKVSDDLKTWTFKLVKGAKFHNGETLTASDVKFTYEFYMDTKALGDTGASSTINDYIDTIEVDEASNTVIFHLKKANYTVDQDVFGYFLFAEDTIKKGAKEEGLTVQQYVKKNISKPIGYGPYKIAEYKEGEYVKLEAYKDYLGKAPAIKEVIVKVVPSETEVDQLIQGEVDMLTYQGQAEKIDAVKDKPGFAYNNYYRHGGGTIALHCNFGPTALTEVRQAFAYVLNRPKIIELFLGKYGIASNGPYSKNNWSLWDDDEENLIGTAAVGRFESTLINYDILDKDGKFDEAANIAKAQELLDKAAARTDGDYAKLTGNAKTGYLWEGKPLDIKITYSPQWADTYNLIFNDTYVSKFGFKVSLTGLDWPVLYGHWSGNTQEERTYHAFVGGLSYALKSNPKSSYSTSLIKPWGQPSTNNIMFSGGSTYTPAEWDQLLDSIENAHPVTGKNEYRTNWRKYITVMNKEVPIIPVYSNNYFDLFTDKLENFHTNALWKWQRALPEANWKK
- a CDS encoding ABC transporter substrate-binding protein encodes the protein MKSFVKFLSCMLAVALVFTACGGGSGTAAGGKSPIKNGTYVDKVIYSVSTDQTVALKDVIEGKADLMFTSVPPVLLSGLSDADRDKIDVYPVPTGYWSLLFNPIPNKAPYVWKTEAGEEMFNPVAIKEVRYAFNWLINRKKLVDELLLGEGSPMYTPCTVGLPGAYRYNILASKFGITETGDEQKAINMIEDAMQKASKLAENKGKLVKENGKWMYKGKPVTIKSIMRVDDPTGRLPAARYIHAQIEKAGITVEGFERDRKTAGSLVYGGNPANYDWTMYLEGWGSGGFYVTWETPLCQMYSPFYGYMPGGGEAEFWNYSNEKLDVLGKKAAYGQYLTAEEFFSETTDMCAIGMGEAVRVYVVSQNDLYVANKGRFNSRLFYGTSDGFNGWTIRCADVKPDADGPYKGKRVLRVLQFSAQGSLFMSEWDPIGGQGFSDTYSSAFTNTVTDRASFDNPAVGQSEFAMSTVDVANAKFAPKFVATGKKTEEGDDELAMGGDIPVPAEAVMYDTASKKWVPAESGQSVATVATGKLVDGYYWHHGEPVDLNDVRYAFAFAYEWAIKDGDGDLYYDAPLSGVTLPSLKNTKGIVFNKDGSITTYSNYFHAPIPRDTAISVGGLSVKAANPGRRTNVPWEIYEALAEMVVHGSKSGTVYNFAKDGGERGVEANVKNPDCLADLKAKLEEFAASKHIPDPLKGFVNEDYAVKRYKASIAFIEKYGNAYITTGPLMFEKIDPVTSSVVLTNFDKYPYKSDYFPNMFRTDLTEIQYIKAPVAPSADKDAVFEVTVSKYAYPEVERVPLDKGKVEGRLQLPSGGEKTYTAKAIGDGKFTITVPASDLAGLEKGAEYIMVVLTSISDEPPSANSVSFTILK
- a CDS encoding ABC transporter ATP-binding protein, which translates into the protein MSKILLETRGLKQYFPTGKTRNERKTLKRIADEALKVCAGMFNTKVDMNQLMDMHKSGKELGKELTDLILDYETYSDLHGQNLCVIANDGIDLVIHEGETVGLVGESGCGKSTLGRTILKLYKPTAGEIFFEGENITNYTVTQMMPLRKKMQIIFQDPYSSLNPKMTVGQIIGEALLEHGMFKKKDPAYEKYVKEIMNTCGLADYMIYRYPHEFSGGQRQRIGIARALALKPKFIVCDEAVSALDVSIQSQIINLLNDLQKEFHLSYLFISHDLSVVKHISDRIGVMYLGNMVEFTDKREMYANPLHPYTKVLLSAIPETDLEKMRTKRRILLEGDIPSNIITPTGCKFHTRCPIAKDICKREVPQFKEEKPGHFVACHFSGAEL
- a CDS encoding ABC transporter permease, which produces MYKWYALKRILRGVVIYSILIFIFSFLFNQINEKVQRSQIMEMVRAEAKGLKNMTAEQIMAWRKDQELTLIRQYKLDRPLVERVLHNAKRVLTFDFGKSTTIKSLTGSQEVIKILGEAIPRTLLLFTTAFVINTLIGLALGLKKAQKPGSRLDKTTSLITLIIYGMPSWWLAMLLIFVFVYKIPLFPSGGVNSIPVPEGIWFVFDRLQHLALPILTLVFLGFWSTAYVIRNLVLGTLQEDFIMSARARGIPEKKVLHGHTLRTSAPPLVTMILLSFLASMSGSIIFEGIFSWPGLGQLYWIAVQQNDIPVLMGDLAITTGLYQAGLIILDLVYGFLDPRIKVGGKE